A window of Lacibacter sediminis contains these coding sequences:
- a CDS encoding MoaD/ThiS family protein, producing the protein MLLNTTMMRVEVLFFGKLVDIAGTSLVLNNIISTDELLEQLRLQFPALAAEKFIMAVNKKTISANTPLTDNCTVVLLPPFSGG; encoded by the coding sequence ACAACAATGATGCGTGTGGAGGTTTTGTTTTTTGGAAAACTGGTTGACATTGCAGGTACTTCGCTTGTACTGAATAATATAATATCAACTGATGAACTGTTGGAACAACTGCGTTTGCAGTTTCCTGCACTTGCAGCAGAAAAATTTATAATGGCGGTTAATAAGAAAACCATCTCAGCTAATACTCCTTTAACTGATAATTGCACGGTTGTTTTATTGCCACCATTCTCCGGCGGATAA